The following are encoded together in the Nyctibius grandis isolate bNycGra1 chromosome 5, bNycGra1.pri, whole genome shotgun sequence genome:
- the PICK1 gene encoding PRKCA-binding protein isoform X1: protein MFADLDYDIEEDKLGIPTVPGTVTLKKDSQNLIGISIGGGAQYCPCLYIVQVFDNTPAALDGTVAAGDEITGVNGKSVKGKTKVEVAKMIQMVKGEVTIHYNKLQADPKQGKSLDIVLKKVKHRLVENMSSGTADALGLSRAILCNDGLVKRLEELERTAELYKGLTEHTKNLLRAFFELSQTHRAFGDVFSVIGVREPQPAASEAFVKFADAHRSIEKFGIHLLKTVKPMLTDLNTYLNKAIPDTRLTIKKYLDVKFEYLSYCLKVKEMDDEEYSCIALGEPLYRVSTGNYEYRLILRCRQEARTRFAKMRKDVLEKIELLDQKHVQDIVFQLQRFVSTMSKYYDDCYVVLRDADVFPIEVDLARTTLNYGQKDTYTDGAEEEEGGSERESSGKEDANGEKLIDDA, encoded by the exons ATGTTTGCAGATTTGGACTATGATATTGAGGAAGATAAGCT GGGGATCCCCACTGTACCTGGGACAGTGACCCTGAAGAAGGACTCTCAGAACCTGATTGGGATCAGCATTGGGGGAGGAGCACAGTACTGCCCCTGTCTCTACATTGTCCAG GTATTTGATAACACTCCAGCAGCCTTAGACGGCACCGTAGCAGCTGGTGATGAAATCACGGGAGTGAATGGGAAGTCCGTCAAAGGGAAGACCAAGGTGGAGGTGGCCAAGATGATACAGATGGTAAAG GGAGAAGTGACAATTCACTACAACAAGCTTCAGGCCGACCCAAAGCAGGGCAAGTCTTTGGATATTG TATTGAAGAAGGTAAAGCATCGACTGGTAGAGAACATGAGCTCAGGGACAGCGGATGCCCTGGGGTTAAGCCGAGCCATACTTTGCAATG ATGGACTAGTGAAGAGATtagaggagctggagaggacTGCAGAGTTATACAAAG GCTTGACAGAGCACACCAAGAATCTTCTCAGGGCTTTCTTTGAGCTATCCCAGACACACAGAG CATTTGGAGATGTTTTCTCTGTCATTGGTGTACGGGAGCCGCAACCAGCTGCCAGTGAAGCCTTTGTGAAGTTTGCTGATGCCCATCGCAGCATTGAGAAATTTGGGATTCACCTTCTGAAAACAGTTAAGCCG ATGCTTACTGACTTGAATACGTATCTGAATAAAGCCATTCCCGACACAAGGCTGACTATCAAAAAATACCTGGATGTCAAGTTTGAATATTTG TCGTACTGCCTGAAAGTCAAAGAGATGGATGATGAAGAGTACAGCTGCATT GCTCTGGGTGAACCCCTCTACCGGGTCAGCACTGGGAACTACGAATACCGCCTTATCCTACGTTGCCGGCAGGAGGCTCGCACACGCTTTGCCAAGATGAGGAAGGACGTACTAGAGAAAATAGAGCTCCTGGACCAGAAACACG TGCAAGACATCGTGTTCCAGCTGCAGCGTTTTGTCTCCACAATGTCCAAGTACTACGATGACTGCTATGTGGTGCTCCGAGATGCGGATGTCTTTCCCATTGAGGTGGACCTTGCCCGCACTACTCTAAACTATGGGCAGAAGGACACATACACAGATGgggcagaagaagaagaaggaggaagtgaGAGAGAAAGTAGCGGGAAGGAGGATGCAAATGGTGAAAAGCTCATTGATGATGCCTGA
- the BAIAP2L2 gene encoding BAR/IMD domain-containing adapter protein 2-like 2, giving the protein MDLSYRSTISIYKSILEQFNPALENLVYLGNNYLRAFHALSKAAEVYFKAIEKIGEQALQSSTSHVLGEILMQMSDTQRLLSSDLEVVAQTFHVDLLQHMEKNTKMDVQFISESQKQYELEYQRRATNLDKCMAELWRMERAHDKNVQEMKENVMRLRSEMQAFVSESQREAEVEEKRRYRFLAEKHQMLYNTLLQFYNRAWGMIQTKVPQWKKQLEASRNPSNSHLQGLLVASHGQGYSSGRLTPTHLETFQRPLGDFASPMTGSRSSVFSPEPPEMRLSPQPEPPRRPLRRTPSASLLPTGRTSPSGSFGEASNSSEGRRRSSTMRMKAIVPHATGANQTLLRFDPGDVVAVLMPDAQNGWLYGKLEGSSTCGWFPEAYVKPLEDAREMEESTTRSFPLRSSHSMDDILDRPSTPSCSNYWPATAQPSLPNPPPLSVGASSHQSGVATLVSSGSKKARVFDQPPELFPRGTNPFATVKLRPTVTNDRSAPIIR; this is encoded by the exons ATGGACCTGTCCTACAGATCCACCATCTCCATCTATAAG AGTATCCTGGAGCAGTTCAACCCCGCACTGGAGAACCTGGTGTACCTGGGGAACAACTACCTGCGTGCCTTCCACG CATTATCCAAAGCAGCTGAAGTGTATTTTAAGGCCATCGAGAAGATTGGGGAGCAAGCGCTGCAGAGCTCCACCTCACATGTGCTGG GTGAAATTCTGATGCAGATGTCTGACACGCAGAGACTCCTGAGCTCTGATTTGGAAGTCGTG GCTCAGACCTTCCACGTGGACCTGCTCCAGCACATGGAGAAGAACACCAAAATGGATGTGCAATTCATCAGT GAAAGCCAGAAGCAGTATGAGCTGGAGTAccagcgcagagccaccaaCCTGGATAAGTGCATGGCAGAGCTGTGGAGAATGGAGAGGGCTCATGATAAAAATGTCCAGGAGATGAAG GAGAATGTGATGCGACTGCGCTCGGAGATGCAGGCGTTCGTCTCTGAGAGCCAGAGGGAGGCCGAGGTGGAGGAGAAACGCCGCTACCGCTTCCTGGCTGAAAAGCACCAGATGCTCTACAACACTCTCCTCCAGTTTTACAACAGG gccTGGGGCATGATCCAGACCAAGGTGCCGCAGtggaagaagcagctggaggccagCCGCAACCCCTCAAACAGCCACTTGCAGGGGCTTCTTGTGGCCTCCCACGGCCAGGGGTATTCATCGGGCCGGCTCACCCCCACCCACCTGGAGACG TTCCAGAGACCCCTTGGGGACTTTGCTTCTCCCATGACTGGAAGCAGATCCAGCGTCTTCTCTCCAGAGCCTCCAGAAATGAGATTGTCTCCTCAACCAGAGCCCCCCAGGCGGCCGCTGCGGAGGACACCATCAGCCA GTTTGCTCCCTACGGGCCGTACCTCCCCATCGGGTTCCTTCGGCGAGGCCAGCAACAGCAGcgaaggcaggaggaggagcagcacgATGAGAATGAAGGCTATCGTACCCCATGCGACGGGCGCGAACCAGACCCTGCTACGGTTTGACCCCGGGGATGTCGTCGCGGTGCTAATGCCGGACGCGCAGAATGGCTGGCTGTACGGCAAGCTGGAGGGCTCGTCCAC ATGTGGCTGGTTCCCCGAAGCTTATGTCAAGCCTCTGGAGGATGCAAGGGAGATGGAAGAGTCAACCACCAG GTCCTTCCCACTGCGAAGCAGTCACAGTATGGATGATATCCTGGACCGTCCCAGCACTCCTTCCTGTAGCAATTACTGGCCTGCCACTGCCCAGCCCAGTTTGCCGAACCCACCTCCCCTCTCAGTGGGTGCCAGCAGTCACCAGAGTGGGGTGGCCACCCTGGTCAGTTCTGGCTCTAAG AAAGCAAGAGTATTTGACCAGCCCCCTGAACTCTTCCCACG agGCACCAACCCCTTTGCAACAGTCAAGCTGCGTCCCACAGTCACCAACGACCGCTCCGCACCCATCATCCGATGA
- the SLC16A8 gene encoding monocarboxylate transporter 3, with amino-acid sequence MGRADPEEGQLPAPVKPPDGGWGWIVLFGCFVITGFSYAFPKAVSVYFKELMKDFHVGYSDTAWISSIMLAMLYGTGPVCSIMVNQFGCRPVMLIGGLLASSGMILASFTTNIIELYLTAGVLTGLGMALNFQPSLIMLGSYFDKRRPLANGLAAAGSPVFLSSLSPLGQVLLEKFGWRGGFLIMGGLLLNCCTCGAVMRPLDMGMKRKMEKAQDKYEAKEMLPIGGKSEEGISTTDGTKKAKKAKKKPKKGKKLLDFSIFSNRGFIIYTISKFILVLGLFVPPILLVNYAKDTGVPDTEAAFLLSIIGFIDIFARPACGMVAGLKWVRPHVAYLFSFAMLFNGLTDICSARASNYTGLVIFCVFFGISYGMVGALQFEVLMAIVGSQKFSSAIGLVLLIEAFAVLIGPPSAGRLVDALKNYEVIFYLAGSEVVLSALFLAIATYCCLNRGKKKEPPPAKNPSAGGGSDTEEAESDVQEADEHSSDNHQPANSTDNAVVAASEEANHVSEEQSGEGGGRPKGDGEVLAQDGCNADQVVEKDRF; translated from the exons ATGGGGAGAGCTGACCCAGAGGAagggcagctcccagctcctgtGAAGCCCCCAGATGGCGGCTGGGGCTGGATCGTGCTGTTTGGCTGCTTTGTGATCACCGGCTTCTCCTATGCCTTCCCGAAAGCCGTCAGTGTCTACTTCAAGGAGCTCATGAAAGATTTCCACGTGGGCTACAGTGACACAGCCTGGATCTCCTCCATCATGCTGGCCATGCTCTATGGAACAG GACCAGTATGTAGCATCATGGTGAACCAATTTGGCTGCCGGCCCGTGATGCTCATTGGCGGGCTGCTGGCTTCCTCTGGGATGATCCTGGCATCTTTCACCACCAATATCATTGAGCTTTATCTTACAGCTGGCGTGCTGACAG GTCTGGGTATGGCATTGAACTTCCAGCCCTCACTGATCATGCTGGGCTCCTACTTTGACAAGCGTCGGCCCCTTGCCAATGgactggctgctgctgggagccctgtcttcctctcctccctctctccactGGGGCAAGTGCTGCTGGAGAAGTTTGGTTGGCGAGGAGGGTTCCTTATCATGGGGGGCCTTCTGCTTAACTGCTGCACTTGTGGGGCAGTCATGAGACCTCTGGATATGGGCATGAAGCGGAAGATGGAGAAGGCTCAGGACAAATATGAAGCCAAGGAGATGCTGCCCATAGGAGGGAAGTCAGAGGAGGGAATCAGCACCACTGATGGAACCAAGAAAGCCAAGAAAGCCAAGAAGAAGcccaagaaaggaaagaagctgCTGGATTTTAGTATCTTTTCCAACCGAGGGTTTATCATTTACACTATTTCAAAGTTCATCCTGGTCTTGGGTCTCTTCGTGCCCCCCATATTGCTGGTCAACTACGCCAAGGATACAGGTGTACCAGACACAGAGGCTGCATTCTTGCTGTCCATCATTGGTTTCATAGACATCTTTGCCCGCCCAGCCTGCGGCATGGTGGCAGGGTTGAAGTGGGTCCGCCCTCACGTGGCATACCTGTTCAGCTTTGCTATGCTCTTCAACGGCTTGACAGACATCTGCAGTGCCAGGGCTAGCAATTACACTGGGCTGGTCATCTTCTGCGTCTTTTTTGGCATCTCTTACGGCATGGTGGGGGCACTGCAGTTCGAGGTGCTGATGGCCATCGTTGGCTCCCAGAAGTTCTCCAGCGCCATCGGGCTGGTCCTACTTATCGAGGCTTTTGCTGTGCTCATCGGTCCACCCTCTGCAG GCCGCTTGGTTGATGCTCTCAAGAACTACGAGGTGATCTTCTACCTGGCAGGCTCAGAGGTCGTGCTCTCCGCTCTCTTCCTGGCCATAGCCACCTACTGCTGCCTGAACcgagggaagaagaaggagccTCCCCCAGCGAAGAACCCTTCTGCGGGTGGTGGGAGTGACACTGAGGAAGCAGAGTCCGACGTGCAGGAAGCTGATGAGCACAGCAGCGACAACCACCAGCCAGCCAACAGCACCGACAACGCCGTGGTGGCAGCCAGTGAGGAGGCCAACCACGTGTCAGAGGAGCAGagcggggagggaggcgggCGTCCCAAAGGGGATGGGGAGGTGTTGGCACAAGATGGCTGCAACGCTGACCAGGTGGTGGAGAAGGACAGGTTTTAG
- the PICK1 gene encoding PRKCA-binding protein isoform X2 has protein sequence MFADLDYDIEEDKLGIPTVPGTVTLKKDSQNLIGISIGGGAQYCPCLYIVQVFDNTPAALDGTVAAGDEITGVNGKSVKGKTKVEVAKMIQMVKGEVTIHYNKLQADPKQGKSLDIVLKKVKHRLVENMSSGTADALGLSRAILCNDGLVKRLEELERTAELYKGLTEHTKNLLRAFFELSQTHRAFGDVFSVIGVREPQPAASEAFVKFADAHRSIEKFGIHLLKTMLTDLNTYLNKAIPDTRLTIKKYLDVKFEYLSYCLKVKEMDDEEYSCIALGEPLYRVSTGNYEYRLILRCRQEARTRFAKMRKDVLEKIELLDQKHVQDIVFQLQRFVSTMSKYYDDCYVVLRDADVFPIEVDLARTTLNYGQKDTYTDGAEEEEGGSERESSGKEDANGEKLIDDA, from the exons ATGTTTGCAGATTTGGACTATGATATTGAGGAAGATAAGCT GGGGATCCCCACTGTACCTGGGACAGTGACCCTGAAGAAGGACTCTCAGAACCTGATTGGGATCAGCATTGGGGGAGGAGCACAGTACTGCCCCTGTCTCTACATTGTCCAG GTATTTGATAACACTCCAGCAGCCTTAGACGGCACCGTAGCAGCTGGTGATGAAATCACGGGAGTGAATGGGAAGTCCGTCAAAGGGAAGACCAAGGTGGAGGTGGCCAAGATGATACAGATGGTAAAG GGAGAAGTGACAATTCACTACAACAAGCTTCAGGCCGACCCAAAGCAGGGCAAGTCTTTGGATATTG TATTGAAGAAGGTAAAGCATCGACTGGTAGAGAACATGAGCTCAGGGACAGCGGATGCCCTGGGGTTAAGCCGAGCCATACTTTGCAATG ATGGACTAGTGAAGAGATtagaggagctggagaggacTGCAGAGTTATACAAAG GCTTGACAGAGCACACCAAGAATCTTCTCAGGGCTTTCTTTGAGCTATCCCAGACACACAGAG CATTTGGAGATGTTTTCTCTGTCATTGGTGTACGGGAGCCGCAACCAGCTGCCAGTGAAGCCTTTGTGAAGTTTGCTGATGCCCATCGCAGCATTGAGAAATTTGGGATTCACCTTCTGAAAACA ATGCTTACTGACTTGAATACGTATCTGAATAAAGCCATTCCCGACACAAGGCTGACTATCAAAAAATACCTGGATGTCAAGTTTGAATATTTG TCGTACTGCCTGAAAGTCAAAGAGATGGATGATGAAGAGTACAGCTGCATT GCTCTGGGTGAACCCCTCTACCGGGTCAGCACTGGGAACTACGAATACCGCCTTATCCTACGTTGCCGGCAGGAGGCTCGCACACGCTTTGCCAAGATGAGGAAGGACGTACTAGAGAAAATAGAGCTCCTGGACCAGAAACACG TGCAAGACATCGTGTTCCAGCTGCAGCGTTTTGTCTCCACAATGTCCAAGTACTACGATGACTGCTATGTGGTGCTCCGAGATGCGGATGTCTTTCCCATTGAGGTGGACCTTGCCCGCACTACTCTAAACTATGGGCAGAAGGACACATACACAGATGgggcagaagaagaagaaggaggaagtgaGAGAGAAAGTAGCGGGAAGGAGGATGCAAATGGTGAAAAGCTCATTGATGATGCCTGA